A window of Campylobacter ureolyticus contains these coding sequences:
- the dnaJ gene encoding molecular chaperone DnaJ has translation MATELDYYEILEVSRNADSETIKKSFRKLALKYHPDRNQGDKEAEQKFKEINEAYQCLSDKNKREIYDRYGKDGLNNAGFSSGFGEGFSGFEDVMGDIFDSFFGGGRTSSRRRKKPIDNYDLDIEILVDLEFKEAVFGTQKELKYKIKKPCKECNGTGGQKTTCDYCGGRGQISQRQGFMSFVQTCPKCGGHGEMLKSKCPKCGGKGYEEIEQNFKFNIPKGVDTGIKIRISQKGNLSKDGSYGDLYAVIRVKEDDRFVRDGDDVYLEVPVFITQAMLGETIIIPTLDGQKELKLRVGTQDKDQFVLENEGIENLRTKKRGNLIAQISIKMPKKLNENQEKLIKELGKSFGIEPNKMVEESMFDKIKGWFK, from the coding sequence GTGGCTACAGAATTGGATTATTATGAAATATTGGAAGTCTCAAGAAATGCAGACTCTGAAACAATTAAAAAATCTTTTAGAAAACTTGCATTGAAGTATCACCCAGATAGAAATCAAGGCGATAAAGAGGCTGAGCAAAAATTTAAAGAAATAAATGAAGCCTATCAATGTTTAAGCGATAAAAACAAAAGAGAAATTTACGATAGATACGGAAAAGATGGCTTAAACAACGCCGGATTCAGCAGTGGATTTGGGGAAGGTTTTAGCGGCTTTGAAGATGTTATGGGAGATATATTTGACTCATTTTTTGGAGGCGGTAGAACAAGCTCAAGAAGAAGAAAAAAACCTATTGACAATTATGATTTAGATATTGAAATTTTAGTTGATTTAGAATTTAAAGAGGCTGTTTTTGGAACCCAAAAAGAATTAAAATATAAAATAAAGAAACCATGTAAAGAATGTAATGGCACAGGTGGCCAGAAAACAACTTGTGATTATTGTGGCGGAAGAGGGCAAATAAGCCAAAGACAAGGCTTTATGAGTTTTGTTCAAACCTGTCCAAAATGTGGTGGTCATGGCGAAATGCTAAAATCAAAATGTCCAAAATGTGGTGGCAAAGGATATGAGGAGATTGAGCAAAATTTTAAATTTAATATACCAAAAGGCGTAGATACTGGTATAAAAATAAGAATAAGCCAAAAAGGAAATCTTTCAAAAGATGGAAGTTATGGTGATTTATATGCTGTAATTAGAGTAAAAGAAGATGATAGGTTTGTAAGAGATGGAGATGATGTTTATTTAGAAGTACCAGTTTTTATAACTCAAGCAATGTTAGGAGAAACTATTATTATACCAACTTTAGATGGCCAAAAAGAGTTAAAGCTTAGAGTTGGTACACAAGATAAAGATCAGTTTGTTTTAGAAAATGAAGGAATTGAAAATTTAAGAACTAAAAAAAGAGGAAATTTAATAGCCCAAATTTCAATTAAAATGCCAAAAAAATTAAATGAAAATCAAGAAAAACTTATAAAAGAACTTGGAAAAAGTTTTGGAATAGAACCAAATAAGATGGTTGAAGAGAGTATGTTTGACAAAATAAAAGGTTGGTTTAAATAA
- a CDS encoding ATP-binding protein — protein MKLNTTSILRFITGIPLLIIMLIGLFYLYSSYNNYKEADTLNKSVANLNNISELIEQLGNERGLSVIYTASGGKLNVSELLQNQRAQTDAEIKKLNNLISNYESIVGSSFLNKNSVVPNELLKMSSLLKNINEARSKIDNLDTDFNTIFTNFFSVVDEEYLNYARFVQQYATSQDIASLGSNLVSTYEIMNASSYQRDYVISLLGTREAIDYSTLSKWSEISNKSAFISYTSLPESQAKTEILKLLSSPDSQAIISSANTLNTQLQQEALSGEYSVSLMEWFSAASSKISLAKEITQKLSEELIVQTDEYKQELQKVLFIAIGLFAIAILFLLITLRFISRFQKNISELDDVLNSISHISDQDIRIDLRTSEGMSRAYTIIQDAIDVIAKQKEIAEEANKAKSIFLANMSHEIRTPLNGVIGFTELLKNTGLDNEQQDYVDTIEKSSENLLTIINNILDVSKIESNKVELEDILFDPINDFEGAIEVYAAKASEKNINLLSYVDPSLVNLLYGDITKIKEVLINLMSNAVKFTPVNGSIIIDIRRLPSVSESETNIKFSVRDTGVGIAKDKLEKIFSAFSQADSTVTRQYGGTGLGLTISSKYVAMMGGMLQVASEKGQGSEFFFTLSFKETKKSDSDTMYNGIKGKRFALLTDEPKDIHNTIIKDYLTYMGANIKILESDREINRNYFDILIIRLEDYPMISKELDIPIVICGNLREIQNARFDKESIFTLSEPVNITKILKTTQRVLESGPVVATSKPVQDMVYNETITPITSEPVVKQPVVAEPIKEEVVVEEPIKEDKTELSLRDKLRARINQSTTPSEPKVVIKPDEPRVEKTISQPTVQKEPEIKPEQEVKIAIQPEIKKEPEIKISIEEPIIKEEVIKEKVEPKISTSEDIKINIDEPKIAIDEPVIEKVSIEPTLTKEPEIKISDDITDAIKEPEVVSKPEQHAQIKIEEATKTPEIKPQVKIVEETIMVDEWVDEEVTEYVEVEEEVTEYIDKEVEEEVEVEVPAPSTAPSAGGMDKYNAKVLVAEDNEINQKLMRHTLGLFGLDITIVGNGKLALEERKEKIYDMIFMDIAMPVMDGVEATKQIKAYESENSLPHIPIVAVTANALKGDRERFMSQGLDEYCTKPIKKEALSAMLNMFIPEKKEGASGGGTIKKKEIRKVIKKVPQTVIKKVLKPQTVIKKVLKQKPVIVKKEIPIENNLPKKEEVKTENLNLTKKDILICRKSHLENKIFDTILKRFAKDIDKTNNVDEIVNLLSSNSYKLVMLDSKLENFDAELLLDIIDQVSPDTKTVLFGNQNDNISENIKNRFAEITNSKVNKAELEELTKKYIG, from the coding sequence ATGAAGCTAAATACGACTTCTATACTTAGATTTATAACAGGTATACCGTTACTAATCATTATGTTAATTGGATTGTTTTATCTTTATAGTTCATACAACAACTATAAAGAAGCCGATACTCTTAACAAGTCAGTTGCTAATCTTAACAATATTAGCGAGTTAATTGAGCAACTTGGAAACGAAAGAGGGCTAAGTGTTATTTACACAGCAAGTGGTGGAAAACTTAATGTTTCTGAGCTTTTACAAAACCAAAGAGCACAAACAGATGCCGAAATAAAGAAACTTAATAATCTTATATCAAATTATGAAAGCATTGTTGGTAGTAGCTTCTTAAACAAAAATTCAGTTGTTCCAAATGAACTTTTAAAAATGTCATCTCTACTTAAAAACATCAACGAAGCAAGATCTAAGATAGATAATTTAGATACCGATTTTAATACTATTTTTACAAATTTCTTTTCAGTTGTTGACGAAGAGTATTTGAATTATGCGAGATTTGTTCAGCAGTATGCAACTTCACAAGACATTGCGTCTTTGGGTTCAAACTTAGTTTCTACTTACGAGATTATGAATGCTTCAAGCTATCAAAGAGATTATGTTATATCCTTACTTGGCACAAGAGAAGCAATTGATTATTCAACTCTTTCAAAATGGAGTGAAATAAGCAATAAAAGTGCATTTATATCTTATACATCACTTCCTGAATCACAGGCAAAAACAGAAATTTTAAAACTTCTTTCTTCACCTGATTCACAAGCTATAATTTCATCAGCAAACACTCTTAATACACAACTTCAACAAGAAGCGCTATCTGGCGAATATAGCGTTAGTCTTATGGAGTGGTTTAGTGCAGCAAGTAGTAAAATCAGCCTAGCAAAAGAAATAACTCAAAAATTAAGCGAAGAACTTATAGTGCAAACAGATGAGTATAAACAAGAACTACAAAAAGTTTTGTTTATAGCAATTGGACTATTTGCAATAGCAATACTATTTTTACTTATAACTCTTAGATTTATCAGTAGATTCCAAAAAAACATATCTGAGCTTGATGATGTTTTAAATAGTATAAGCCATATCTCAGATCAAGATATTAGAATAGATTTAAGAACATCAGAAGGTATGTCAAGAGCTTATACAATTATCCAGGATGCGATTGATGTTATTGCCAAACAAAAAGAGATTGCCGAAGAAGCAAATAAAGCAAAATCAATATTCCTAGCTAATATGTCGCACGAAATAAGAACCCCATTAAATGGAGTTATTGGTTTTACTGAGCTTTTGAAAAACACAGGCTTAGATAATGAACAGCAAGATTATGTTGATACAATAGAAAAAAGTTCAGAAAACCTACTTACAATTATAAATAACATTCTTGATGTTTCTAAAATTGAAAGTAACAAAGTTGAACTTGAGGATATTTTATTTGATCCAATTAACGACTTTGAAGGTGCTATTGAAGTTTATGCGGCAAAAGCAAGTGAAAAAAATATAAACCTTTTATCATATGTAGATCCAAGTCTTGTAAATTTACTTTATGGTGATATTACAAAAATAAAAGAAGTTTTAATAAATTTAATGAGTAATGCTGTTAAATTTACTCCTGTAAATGGTAGTATTATAATTGATATAAGAAGGCTTCCTTCTGTAAGCGAAAGCGAAACTAACATAAAATTTAGTGTTAGAGATACTGGTGTTGGTATAGCAAAAGACAAACTTGAAAAAATCTTTAGTGCATTCTCACAAGCCGATTCTACTGTAACAAGACAATATGGCGGAACTGGACTAGGACTTACAATTTCATCTAAATATGTTGCCATGATGGGTGGAATGCTTCAAGTTGCCTCCGAAAAAGGACAAGGAAGTGAATTTTTCTTCACTCTATCATTTAAAGAAACTAAAAAATCAGACTCAGATACTATGTATAATGGAATAAAAGGAAAAAGGTTTGCACTGTTAACTGATGAACCAAAAGATATACATAATACAATTATAAAAGATTATCTTACATACATGGGTGCAAATATAAAAATCCTTGAAAGTGATAGAGAAATAAATAGAAATTATTTTGATATTCTGATAATAAGACTTGAAGATTATCCAATGATTAGTAAAGAATTAGATATACCTATTGTAATTTGCGGAAATCTTAGAGAGATTCAAAATGCAAGATTTGATAAAGAAAGCATTTTTACTCTATCAGAACCTGTAAATATAACAAAAATTTTAAAAACCACACAAAGAGTATTAGAATCTGGTCCTGTTGTAGCCACCTCTAAGCCTGTTCAAGATATGGTATATAATGAAACTATAACTCCTATAACATCTGAACCTGTTGTAAAACAACCTGTAGTTGCTGAGCCTATAAAAGAAGAGGTTGTAGTAGAAGAACCTATAAAAGAAGATAAAACTGAACTTAGCTTAAGAGATAAATTAAGAGCTAGAATTAACCAAAGCACTACTCCTAGCGAACCAAAAGTGGTTATAAAACCAGATGAGCCAAGAGTAGAAAAAACAATATCTCAACCTACAGTTCAAAAAGAACCTGAAATTAAACCAGAACAAGAAGTAAAAATAGCGATTCAACCTGAAATTAAAAAAGAACCTGAAATAAAAATTTCTATCGAAGAACCTATAATAAAAGAGGAAGTTATAAAAGAAAAGGTTGAACCAAAAATATCAACTAGTGAAGATATTAAAATAAATATTGATGAGCCTAAAATAGCAATCGATGAACCAGTTATTGAAAAAGTCTCAATTGAGCCAACTCTAACTAAAGAGCCTGAAATAAAAATTTCTGATGATATAACTGATGCAATTAAAGAGCCTGAGGTTGTAAGTAAGCCAGAACAACATGCTCAAATCAAAATAGAAGAAGCAACTAAAACTCCTGAAATAAAACCTCAAGTAAAAATTGTTGAAGAAACAATTATGGTTGATGAATGGGTCGATGAAGAAGTAACCGAATATGTTGAGGTTGAAGAAGAAGTAACTGAATATATTGATAAAGAGGTTGAAGAAGAAGTTGAAGTTGAAGTGCCAGCACCAAGTACAGCACCATCAGCTGGTGGCATGGATAAATATAATGCAAAAGTTTTAGTTGCAGAAGATAACGAAATCAACCAAAAACTTATGAGACATACTCTTGGGCTATTTGGACTGGATATAACCATAGTAGGAAATGGTAAATTAGCCCTTGAAGAAAGAAAAGAAAAAATCTATGATATGATTTTTATGGATATTGCGATGCCTGTAATGGACGGTGTTGAAGCAACAAAACAAATTAAAGCTTACGAGAGTGAAAATAGTCTTCCACATATACCAATTGTTGCAGTTACGGCAAATGCACTAAAAGGCGATAGAGAAAGATTTATGTCACAAGGACTTGATGAGTATTGCACAAAGCCAATTAAAAAAGAGGCACTATCAGCAATGCTTAATATGTTTATTCCTGAGAAAAAAGAAGGTGCTAGCGGAGGCGGAACTATAAAGAAAAAAGAAATAAGAAAAGTTATCAAAAAAGTTCCTCAAACTGTTATTAAAAAAGTTTTGAAACCCCAAACTGTTATTAAAAAAGTTTTGAAGCAAAAGCCTGTTATTGTGAAAAAAGAGATTCCAATAGAGAATAACTTGCCTAAAAAAGAGGAAGTTAAAACCGAAAATTTAAATTTAACAAAAAAAGATATCTTAATTTGTAGAAAAAGTCATTTGGAAAATAAAATTTTTGATACTATTTTAAAAAGATTTGCTAAAGATATTGACAAAACTAATAATGTAGATGAAATTGTAAATTTACTTAGTTCAAATTCATATAAATTAGTAATGCTTGATTCTAAGCTTGAAAATTTTGATGCCGAGCTTTTACTAGATATCATAGATCAAGTAAGCCCTGACACAAAAACAGTCTTGTTTGGTAATCAAAATGATAATATCAGTGAAAATATCAAAAATAGATTTGCTGAAATAACAAATAGCAAGGTGAATAAAGCTGAGCTTGAAGAACTAACTAAAAAATATATAGGATGA
- a CDS encoding response regulator transcription factor, protein MVNVLMIEDDTEFAQILSEYLSQFNIKITNFEDPYLGLSAGIKNYDLLILDLTLPGLDGLEVCKEIREKYDIPIIISSARSDVSDRVVGLQIGADDYLPKPYDPKEMHARIMSLIRRYKKTAQVEENDVDSAFRIDEKRHEIYFHDEALVLTPAEYEILEYLIKQHSFSVSREQLVYHCKSLKDKNSKSLDVIIGRLRTKIGDNSKNPTHIFSVRGIGYKLLG, encoded by the coding sequence ATGGTTAATGTATTAATGATAGAAGATGATACAGAATTCGCACAAATTTTATCTGAGTATTTAAGTCAATTCAATATAAAAATAACAAATTTTGAAGATCCATATTTAGGACTTAGTGCTGGTATAAAAAACTACGATTTATTAATACTTGATCTTACTTTGCCAGGACTTGATGGACTTGAAGTATGTAAGGAAATAAGAGAAAAGTATGATATTCCTATAATTATATCATCTGCAAGAAGCGATGTAAGCGATAGAGTTGTTGGACTTCAAATTGGAGCTGATGATTATCTTCCAAAGCCTTATGATCCAAAAGAGATGCATGCTAGAATAATGAGCTTAATAAGACGCTATAAAAAAACAGCTCAAGTAGAAGAAAACGATGTTGATAGTGCTTTTAGAATTGATGAAAAAAGACATGAAATTTATTTTCACGATGAAGCTTTAGTTTTAACTCCAGCTGAATATGAGATTTTGGAATATCTTATCAAACAACACAGCTTTTCAGTCTCAAGAGAACAACTTGTATATCATTGTAAAAGCCTAAAAGATAAAAATTCAAAAAGCTTAGATGTTATAATTGGAAGATTAAGAACAAAAATAGGTGATAACTCTAAAAATCCAACTCATATTTTTTCAGTTCGCGGAATCGGATATAAACTTTTAGGATGA
- a CDS encoding response regulator: MENLVNVLAVDDDVINLKLVEMMLKKHGSIGEIIKAPNGLEALNILTQRKDIGIILLDIVMPVMNGLEFLDNSQVKSLIKNIPVIVLTTDETTKKDSLSKGANDFLTKPITEKLLFEKINNFIAL; encoded by the coding sequence ATGGAAAATTTAGTAAATGTATTAGCAGTTGATGACGATGTTATTAACTTAAAATTGGTAGAAATGATGCTTAAAAAGCATGGCAGTATAGGTGAGATTATCAAAGCTCCTAATGGGCTTGAGGCTCTTAATATTTTAACTCAAAGAAAAGATATTGGTATAATTTTGCTTGATATTGTTATGCCCGTCATGAATGGGCTTGAGTTTCTAGATAATTCTCAGGTAAAATCTCTTATAAAAAATATACCTGTTATAGTCTTAACGACAGATGAAACTACTAAAAAAGACTCGCTTAGCAAAGGTGCTAATGACTTTTTAACAAAACCTATAACAGAAAAACTTTTATTTGAAAAAATAAATAACTTTATCGCACTATAA